The Triticum aestivum cultivar Chinese Spring chromosome 7B, IWGSC CS RefSeq v2.1, whole genome shotgun sequence genome window below encodes:
- the LOC123162185 gene encoding cytosolic sulfotransferase 5 translates to MASTGAPMSAGAAVEKEEAVASAVIANPHADLAEIMPSLPTAPGFPPYRLRRYGGFWHTDLYLKFIGASHACFKPRPTDVLLASFPKTGTTWLKALAFSALNRAAHPPSVGADHPLHRNSPHDLVRFLELADQDDDGLIYEEIPSPRLLATHVPYSLLPRGITGTKDGSGGRIVYVCRDPKDTFVSFWHYHEKTTATLQRMADVGGASAAMPTFEEAFELFCQGQSVAGPQWRHTLEYWEASRRSPDQGLFLRYEDMLLDPSGSLMKLAAFMACPFSPEEEAAGVVRDIVELCSLGTLKGLEVNRRGSTMLGLKNEAFFRNGTVGDWSNCMTPAMAARLDGIVAEALQGSMLTFGASSKDEV, encoded by the coding sequence ATGGCCAGTACTGGTGCTCCTATGTCGGCCGGCGCAGCCGTAGAGAAAGAAGAAGCTGTAGCATCCGCGGTCATCGCCAACCCGCATGCCGACCTAGCGGAGATCATGCCATCGCTGCCCACTGCGCCGGGGTTCCCCCCGTACCGGCTGCGCCGATACGGCGGCTTCTGGCACACTGACCTCTATCTCAAGTTCATCGGCGCGTCGCACGCGTGTTTCAAGCCGCGGCCCACCGACGTGCTTCTCGCGAGCTTCCCCAAGACCGGTACCACCTGGCTCAAGGCGCTCGCGTTCTCCGCGCTCAACCGTGCCGCCCATCCGCCGTCCGTCGGAGCCGACCACCCGCTCCACCGCAACAGCCCCCATGACCTCGTCCGCTTCCTCGAGCTCGCCGACCAAGACGACGATGGTCTGATCTACGAGGAGATCCCTTCTCCCCGGCTGCTCGCCACCCACGTGCCCTACTCCCTGCTGCCCCGCGGCATCACGGGCACGAAGGACGGCTCCGGCGGCCGGATCGTGTACGTCTGCCGGGACCCCAAGGACACGTTTGTATCCTTCTGGCACTACCACGAGAAGACCACGGCGACACTGCAGCGGATGGCCGACGTCGGCGGCGCGTCGGCCGCCATGCCGACGTTCGAGGAGGCGTTCGAGCTCTTCTGCCAGGGCCAGAGCGTGGCGGGGCCACAGTGGCGCCACACGCTCGAGTACTGGGAGGCGAGTCGCCGGAGCCCCGATCAGGGGCTGTTCCTTAGGTACGAGGACATGCTGCTTGACCCGTCGGGTAGCCTGATGAAGTTGGCGGCGTTCATGGCATGCCCCttctcgccagaggaggaggcggccggggtggTGCGCGACATCGTGGAGCTCTGCAGCTTGGGTACGCTGAAGGGGCTTGAGGTGAACAGGAGAGGGAGCACGATGCTGGGGCTCAAGAACGAGGCCTTCTTTAGGAACGGCACGGTGGGGGATTGGAGCAACTGCATGAcgccggccatggcggcgcggctGGACGGCATCGTCGCCGAGGCGCTCCAGGGGTCCATGCTCACCTTTGGCGCTTCCTCCAAGGATGAAGTCTAG